One window of Verrucomicrobiota bacterium genomic DNA carries:
- a CDS encoding sulfatase translates to MNQLRAPFALLCGLLCGCLSSSQGAEARPNILFIFSDDHAYQAISAYDSRLIQTPNLDRIAREGMRFDRCLVPNSICGPSRATILTGKYSHANGFYNNTNSRFDGSQMTFPKLLQKAGYQTALVGKWHLVSNPTGFDYWEILPGQGQYYNPPMIRHGERVKHEGYVTDIITDLALDWLKKRDPNKPFLLMAQHKAPHREWEPNLKYLNHDGGRKYPEPDTLFDDYAGRGKAERDQDMTIARTMTPRDLKLTPPQALTPEQRKAWDAYYEPRNEEFRKANLQGNDLVRWKFNRYMHDYLGCVRSVDESVGRLLDYLKETGLDKNTIVVYSSDQGFYLGEHGWFDKRWIFEESLRTPLLVRWPGVTKPGSVNSDLVSNLDFGETFLEAAGVEVPGEMQGRSLASILKGSTPADWRKSFYYHYYEFPGPHSVARHYGVVTDRYKLVHFYEPEFNYWELFDLKSDPRELKNVYGAPQYAVTQKELEQELARLRAQLKVPSPDPAETAIKPGARGRAGNKPGQKP, encoded by the coding sequence ATGAACCAACTGCGCGCCCCCTTTGCATTGCTTTGCGGTCTTCTTTGTGGATGCCTGTCTTCAAGCCAAGGCGCGGAAGCCCGCCCGAACATCCTCTTCATTTTCTCCGACGATCACGCGTATCAAGCGATCAGCGCGTACGATTCGCGGTTGATCCAGACGCCGAACCTGGATCGCATCGCTCGCGAAGGCATGCGCTTCGATCGGTGCCTGGTGCCGAATTCCATTTGCGGTCCGAGCCGCGCGACGATCCTGACCGGGAAATATTCCCACGCGAACGGCTTTTACAACAACACCAACAGCCGCTTCGACGGGTCGCAGATGACTTTTCCCAAATTACTTCAGAAGGCGGGTTACCAGACGGCCCTCGTCGGGAAGTGGCACTTGGTCTCCAATCCGACCGGGTTCGATTACTGGGAGATCCTTCCCGGCCAGGGTCAGTACTACAATCCGCCCATGATCCGCCACGGCGAGCGCGTGAAACACGAAGGCTACGTCACGGACATCATCACCGATCTCGCGCTCGATTGGCTGAAGAAGCGCGATCCGAACAAGCCCTTCCTCCTGATGGCCCAGCATAAAGCGCCGCACCGCGAGTGGGAACCGAACCTGAAATACCTCAACCACGACGGCGGCCGCAAATATCCGGAGCCGGACACACTCTTCGACGATTACGCCGGCCGAGGCAAAGCGGAGCGCGACCAGGACATGACCATCGCCCGCACGATGACACCGCGCGATCTCAAGCTCACGCCGCCGCAAGCCTTGACGCCCGAACAACGCAAAGCATGGGACGCTTACTACGAGCCGCGCAACGAAGAGTTCCGCAAAGCCAATCTCCAGGGCAACGATCTGGTGCGCTGGAAATTCAACCGTTACATGCACGATTACCTCGGTTGCGTCCGGTCGGTGGACGAAAGCGTCGGGCGCTTGCTGGATTACCTGAAGGAGACCGGTTTGGATAAGAACACGATTGTGGTCTATTCCTCAGATCAGGGTTTTTACCTCGGCGAGCACGGATGGTTTGACAAGCGCTGGATTTTCGAGGAATCGCTCCGCACCCCGTTGCTGGTCCGCTGGCCGGGCGTGACGAAACCCGGCAGCGTCAACTCGGACCTCGTTTCCAATCTGGATTTTGGCGAAACGTTTTTGGAAGCGGCCGGCGTGGAAGTGCCGGGCGAGATGCAAGGCCGCAGCTTGGCGTCCATTCTCAAAGGCTCAACTCCGGCAGATTGGCGCAAGAGCTTTTACTATCATTACTACGAGTTTCCCGGCCCTCATAGCGTCGCCCGCCATTACGGCGTCGTGACGGATCGCTACAAGCTCGTCCATTTTTACGAGCCGGAGTTCAACTATTGGGAACTGTTCGATCTGAAATCGGACCCGCGCGAACTCAAGAACGTGTACGGCGCGCCGCAATATGCGGTGACGCAGAAAGAGTTGGAACAGGAACTGGCGCGACTACGCGCCCAGTTGAAAGTGCCTTCCCCGGACCCGGCGGAGACCGCGATCAAGCCCGGAGCGCGCGGCCGGGCGGGGAACAAGCCGGGTCAGAAACCTTAG